The Halosimplex litoreum genome has a window encoding:
- a CDS encoding DUF7857 domain-containing protein, which translates to MVTLEWSCERSDGVTLVSLVVAAARPCRVRVENRLDGPVWPPRRRGQPAAGWDGDAFVGRVPADGRLAVGYATPAKPAEPPAEVVSTVPAAEVDDESGPDASGPAPAVESTPAGVVRDLGDPVVPRDSVPLPEPNAPTASRADEGVRTDDGARTADDAPVSDGVRSADELQPIDRASDPERFVVPGAVRSWLRDVDERLDAAPDRAGRSGAGANTGGGLGVAATADRRALRRVRGRIDELLARADEGDSDDLAVGRTGERVGGGEHAARGARIDGEGP; encoded by the coding sequence ATGGTCACGCTCGAGTGGAGTTGCGAACGGAGCGACGGGGTGACGCTCGTCTCGCTCGTCGTCGCGGCCGCCCGTCCCTGTCGGGTGCGTGTCGAGAACCGCCTCGATGGCCCGGTGTGGCCGCCGCGGCGACGGGGACAGCCGGCGGCCGGCTGGGACGGCGACGCGTTCGTGGGGCGGGTCCCGGCCGACGGTCGACTCGCTGTCGGGTACGCGACGCCCGCCAAGCCCGCCGAGCCGCCAGCCGAGGTCGTCTCGACGGTCCCGGCCGCGGAAGTCGACGACGAGTCCGGTCCGGATGCGTCGGGGCCGGCGCCCGCGGTGGAGTCGACACCGGCCGGCGTCGTCCGCGATCTGGGCGACCCCGTCGTCCCGCGGGACAGCGTCCCGCTCCCCGAACCGAACGCCCCGACGGCGTCGCGGGCGGACGAAGGCGTGCGAACGGACGACGGTGCGCGGACGGCCGACGACGCGCCGGTGAGCGACGGCGTCCGATCGGCCGACGAACTGCAGCCGATCGACCGGGCCTCGGATCCGGAGCGGTTCGTCGTCCCGGGCGCCGTCCGTTCCTGGCTCCGTGACGTCGACGAACGGCTCGACGCGGCCCCCGACCGAGCGGGACGGTCGGGCGCCGGCGCGAACACCGGTGGGGGGCTCGGGGTGGCCGCCACGGCGGACCGGCGAGCGCTGCGGCGAGTCCGCGGCCGGATCGACGAGCTGCTCGCTCGCGCGGACGAGGGGGACAGTGACGACCTGGCGGTAGGTCGGACCGGTGAACGGGTCGGCGGGGGCGAGCACGCCGCTCGCGGGGCGCGGATCGACGGCGAGGGACCATGA
- a CDS encoding nucleotide-binding protein, which yields MILAVVGGKGGVGKSTVAYNLGAELDAVVVDADLAMADLPTDRGPDLHDVLAGRADAVEAVSEGGPVAVLPCGRSLAGARACEPTALVAAVEAVRDEYGRVVVDCPAGMCGDVGLGLLVAEACVLVTQPVPSALGDALRARALARELDAGLAAIVLNRASEASPTELVARELGGPVGTVPESAAVADAQAAGVPVAVHRPDSPAAAAFAGLAETVERACRSRGRAV from the coding sequence ATGATCCTCGCGGTCGTCGGCGGGAAGGGCGGTGTCGGCAAGTCGACGGTGGCGTACAACCTCGGGGCGGAGCTGGACGCGGTCGTCGTCGACGCGGATCTGGCGATGGCGGACCTGCCGACCGACCGGGGGCCGGACCTGCACGACGTGCTCGCCGGCCGGGCCGACGCGGTCGAGGCCGTCAGCGAGGGTGGACCTGTCGCCGTGCTGCCCTGCGGACGCTCGCTGGCCGGCGCACGGGCCTGCGAGCCGACGGCGCTGGTCGCGGCGGTCGAGGCGGTCCGCGACGAGTACGGCCGCGTCGTCGTCGACTGCCCGGCGGGGATGTGCGGCGACGTGGGACTGGGCCTGCTCGTCGCCGAGGCGTGTGTCCTCGTGACCCAGCCCGTGCCGTCGGCGCTGGGCGACGCGCTCCGGGCGCGCGCGCTCGCCCGAGAACTCGACGCGGGGCTGGCGGCCATCGTCCTCAACCGCGCGAGCGAGGCGTCGCCGACGGAGCTGGTAGCCCGGGAACTCGGCGGCCCCGTCGGGACGGTCCCCGAGTCGGCCGCGGTCGCCGACGCGCAGGCCGCCGGCGTCCCGGTGGCGGTCCACCGGCCGGACTCGCCGGCGGCCGCCGCCTTCGCGGGGCTCGCCGAGACCGTCGAGCGAGCGTGTCGGTCGCGCGGACGGGCCGTCTGA
- a CDS encoding transcription initiation factor IIB, with product MSTTVTACPECEGRLRSDDSETVCTSCGLVVAEDNIDHGPEWRSFEDDDTNRERTGAPLTRSRHDRGLSTEIGRSTRLKGRKRRRMARLRRQHNRTKIGSKAERNQVYGFTEIRRLVSSLGLSDHIRDRACVLFESAQDEDLLRGRSLEGFAAATVYATCRTAEVSRTVDEVVADARASKAELSAAYDALNRELGLPTGPIDPAEYLARFASDLDLPQDLEGRARELVERARDLNHVDGRNPAGVAAGCLYTAADERAYPLTQAEAADAADVTPVTLRATYQALTDEN from the coding sequence ATGAGCACGACAGTGACTGCGTGCCCCGAGTGCGAGGGACGCCTTCGAAGCGACGACAGCGAGACGGTCTGTACGAGCTGTGGCCTCGTGGTCGCCGAAGACAACATCGACCACGGCCCCGAGTGGCGCTCGTTCGAAGACGACGATACCAACCGCGAGCGCACGGGGGCACCGCTGACCCGTTCGCGCCACGACCGGGGACTCTCGACGGAGATCGGCCGCTCGACCCGTCTCAAAGGCCGCAAGCGCCGACGGATGGCGCGGCTGCGTCGTCAGCACAACCGCACGAAGATCGGATCGAAGGCCGAGCGCAATCAGGTGTACGGCTTCACGGAGATCCGACGACTCGTCAGTTCGCTCGGGCTGTCGGACCACATCCGCGACCGAGCCTGTGTCCTCTTCGAGTCCGCCCAGGACGAGGACCTGCTGCGCGGGCGCTCGCTGGAGGGGTTCGCCGCAGCGACCGTCTACGCCACCTGCCGCACCGCCGAGGTCTCCCGTACCGTCGACGAGGTGGTCGCCGACGCCCGCGCGTCGAAGGCCGAACTCTCCGCCGCCTACGACGCCCTCAATCGCGAACTTGGCCTCCCGACCGGGCCGATCGACCCCGCCGAGTACCTCGCGCGGTTCGCCAGCGATCTGGACCTCCCGCAGGACCTGGAGGGACGTGCCCGGGAACTGGTCGAACGCGCCCGTGACCTGAACCACGTCGACGGCCGCAACCCCGCCGGCGTCGCCGCCGGCTGCCTCTACACCGCCGCCGACGAACGCGCCTATCCGCTCACCCAGGCCGAAGCCGCCGACGCCGCCGACGTGACGCCCGTGACGCTGCGGGCGACCTACCAGGCGCTGACCGACGAGAACTGA
- a CDS encoding Gfo/Idh/MocA family protein: MTETLRYGIVGCAGIGNTHAEAVAAVDGVELVACADLDADAAETFADDHGVAETFADPAAMVAEGAVDAASVCTPSGTHADVTTDLAAAGANVLCEKPLDVTAERVDRMVEACEEAGVTLAGVFQRRFDPAVRRAKQAVEEGEIGQPVLADTHLKWFRPQAYYDSAGWRGTREMDGGAFMNQGIHSLDALQWVMGGVESVQAEADALARELECEDTGAMVLRFENGAVGTVAVTMATKGGTDRTEINGTEGSLALGDDGIEVRVGTGEETLWSAETQSRAPAVERAAHPAGDGHEGVVRDFVNAVRDGRDPEAPAREARAAVDIVLAAYRSAETGERIALDEVRAD, encoded by the coding sequence ATGACAGAGACGCTCCGCTACGGGATCGTCGGCTGTGCCGGTATCGGGAACACCCACGCCGAAGCGGTCGCGGCGGTCGACGGCGTCGAGCTAGTCGCCTGCGCCGATCTCGACGCCGACGCGGCCGAGACGTTCGCCGACGACCACGGCGTGGCCGAGACGTTCGCGGACCCGGCGGCGATGGTCGCCGAGGGAGCCGTCGACGCCGCGAGCGTCTGTACGCCGAGCGGGACCCACGCCGACGTGACGACCGACCTCGCCGCGGCGGGCGCGAACGTCCTCTGCGAGAAGCCCCTGGACGTGACCGCCGAGCGGGTCGACCGAATGGTCGAGGCCTGTGAGGAAGCGGGCGTGACGCTGGCGGGCGTCTTCCAGCGGCGGTTCGACCCCGCGGTCCGTCGGGCGAAACAGGCGGTCGAGGAGGGGGAGATCGGCCAGCCGGTGCTGGCCGACACCCACCTCAAGTGGTTCCGGCCGCAGGCGTACTACGATTCGGCGGGCTGGCGCGGCACCCGCGAGATGGACGGCGGCGCGTTCATGAACCAGGGGATCCACTCGCTGGACGCCCTCCAGTGGGTGATGGGCGGCGTCGAATCGGTGCAGGCCGAGGCGGACGCGCTGGCCCGCGAACTGGAGTGCGAGGACACCGGCGCGATGGTGCTGCGCTTCGAGAACGGCGCCGTCGGGACCGTCGCCGTCACGATGGCGACCAAGGGCGGCACCGACCGCACGGAGATCAACGGCACCGAGGGGTCGCTCGCGCTCGGCGACGACGGGATCGAGGTCCGCGTCGGTACCGGCGAGGAGACGCTGTGGAGCGCCGAGACCCAATCGCGAGCGCCGGCGGTCGAGCGCGCCGCACATCCGGCGGGCGACGGCCACGAGGGGGTCGTCCGGGACTTCGTGAACGCCGTCCGCGACGGCCGTGACCCCGAAGCGCCCGCTCGCGAGGCCCGCGCGGCCGTCGACATCGTCCTCGCCGCCTACCGCTCGGCCGAGACCGGCGAACGGATCGCCCTCGACGAGGTCCGAGCGGACTGA
- a CDS encoding DUF7858 family protein, with protein MGLSDIAAGIEVVDEQRDGGVATVDRTDDPLADRLAPFAEALPCSPAEAAALVDAYAAGKHVGAAARVADIPPTDGAKTLHLFGEHVSPVGPMGREVVADWLAGELSRTEAVELAAVSDREFALAAFVETHDPIDGAMEAVEGALSVDDVDKREALGETMDGPGELEF; from the coding sequence ATGGGGCTGTCGGACATCGCCGCGGGGATCGAGGTGGTCGACGAGCAGCGCGACGGCGGCGTCGCTACCGTCGACCGCACCGACGACCCGCTGGCCGACCGACTGGCGCCGTTCGCCGAGGCGCTGCCCTGTTCGCCCGCCGAGGCGGCAGCGCTCGTCGACGCCTACGCCGCCGGCAAGCACGTCGGCGCCGCCGCCCGCGTCGCCGACATCCCGCCGACCGACGGCGCGAAGACGCTGCACCTGTTCGGCGAGCACGTCTCCCCCGTCGGCCCGATGGGTCGGGAGGTCGTCGCCGACTGGCTGGCCGGCGAACTCTCCCGTACCGAGGCCGTCGAACTCGCCGCCGTCTCCGATCGGGAGTTCGCCCTCGCCGCCTTCGTCGAGACCCACGACCCCATCGACGGCGCGATGGAAGCCGTCGAAGGGGCGCTGTCGGTCGACGATGTCGACAAACGCGAGGCGCTGGGCGAGACGATGGACGGCCCCGGCGAGCTGGAGTTTTAA
- the glmM gene encoding phosphoglucosamine mutase, with protein sequence MRVFGSSGVRGVVNDDLTPGDATDVAAAAGTVWAAGSVDRVAVGRDTRRTGPMLVDSVASGLASVGVSVDRLGIVPTPGLQAYAEREAVPGLMVTASHNPPEYNGIKLVGADGVELPRERLEAIESRLLDEAPHRVGWDETGTGRRVDGAGRAYVDELLAAVDREAVADAGLTVAVDPGHGAGAVTSPDFFRRLGCRVKTIHAQPDGHFPGRDPEPVEGNLGDLRRFVRATGADLGVAHDGDADRAIFVDERGDHVEGGAALAALAADAIGENDTVVSAVNASQRLVDVVTAADAELSLTPIGSTYIVSRIRDLLATGESVPVAGEGNGGVLFPDYRIARDGAYTAARFCELLARRGEPASELAARYDDYVNVRRDVAYDSERQREAMLDAIERAAEESAADLDTTDGYRLDYGDGWALARPSGTEPVVRVYAEARSADRAADLADRLHDAVSGIRVD encoded by the coding sequence ATGAGGGTCTTCGGGTCCAGTGGCGTGCGCGGCGTGGTCAACGACGACCTCACGCCAGGCGACGCCACGGACGTCGCGGCCGCCGCGGGAACCGTCTGGGCGGCGGGCAGCGTCGACCGCGTGGCCGTCGGGCGGGATACCCGCAGAACCGGCCCGATGCTCGTCGACTCCGTCGCCAGCGGCCTCGCCAGCGTCGGCGTCTCCGTCGACCGCCTCGGGATCGTCCCCACGCCCGGCCTCCAGGCCTACGCCGAACGGGAGGCCGTTCCCGGTCTGATGGTCACCGCCTCGCACAACCCCCCCGAGTACAACGGCATCAAGCTCGTCGGCGCCGACGGCGTCGAGCTCCCGCGCGAACGCCTCGAAGCCATCGAGTCCCGGTTGCTCGACGAGGCGCCTCACCGCGTCGGCTGGGACGAGACCGGGACCGGCCGCCGCGTCGACGGCGCCGGTCGCGCATACGTGGACGAGCTGCTGGCCGCCGTCGACCGCGAGGCCGTCGCCGACGCCGGCCTGACCGTCGCCGTCGACCCCGGCCACGGCGCCGGCGCGGTCACCAGCCCCGACTTCTTCCGCCGGCTGGGCTGTCGCGTCAAGACGATCCACGCCCAGCCGGACGGCCACTTCCCCGGGCGCGACCCCGAACCCGTCGAGGGCAACCTCGGCGACCTCCGTCGGTTCGTCCGCGCCACGGGCGCCGACCTGGGGGTGGCCCACGACGGCGACGCCGACCGCGCCATCTTCGTCGACGAACGGGGCGACCACGTCGAGGGCGGCGCCGCGCTGGCCGCGCTGGCCGCCGACGCCATCGGAGAGAACGACACCGTCGTCTCCGCCGTCAACGCCTCACAGCGACTCGTCGACGTGGTCACGGCGGCCGACGCAGAACTGTCGCTGACGCCCATCGGGTCGACGTACATCGTCTCGCGCATCCGCGACCTGCTGGCGACCGGCGAGTCGGTCCCCGTCGCCGGCGAAGGCAACGGCGGCGTCCTCTTCCCGGACTACCGGATCGCCCGCGACGGCGCCTACACCGCCGCCCGGTTCTGCGAACTGCTGGCCCGCCGCGGCGAGCCGGCGAGCGAACTCGCCGCCCGCTACGACGATTACGTGAACGTCCGCCGGGACGTGGCCTACGACAGCGAGCGCCAGCGCGAGGCCATGCTCGACGCCATCGAGCGCGCCGCCGAGGAGTCGGCCGCCGACCTCGACACCACCGACGGCTACCGCCTCGACTACGGCGACGGCTGGGCGCTCGCCCGACCCTCCGGCACCGAACCCGTCGTCCGCGTCTACGCCGAGGCCCGCTCGGCCGACCGCGCCGCCGACCTCGCCGACCGCCTCCACGACGCCGTCTCCGGTATTCGCGTCGACTAA
- the pyrE gene encoding orotate phosphoribosyltransferase: protein MDTQGLIDALRAADAVKFGEFELSHGGTSNYYVDKYLFETDPDCLERIGEAFADHLARTTDGETKLAGVALGAVPLVAVTSVASETPYVIVRKQQKEYGTANLVEGDLADGEEVVVLEDIATTGQSAIDAAEALREAGAVVDRVVVVVDRQEGAAENLADHDLELQSLVTASDLLDDAPEDVDAA, encoded by the coding sequence ATGGACACCCAGGGACTCATCGACGCGCTCCGGGCGGCCGACGCCGTCAAGTTCGGCGAGTTCGAGCTCTCACACGGCGGCACCTCGAACTACTACGTCGACAAGTACCTCTTCGAGACCGACCCCGATTGCCTCGAACGCATCGGCGAGGCGTTCGCCGACCACCTCGCACGGACGACCGACGGCGAGACGAAACTCGCCGGCGTCGCGCTGGGCGCCGTCCCGCTGGTCGCCGTCACGAGCGTCGCGTCGGAGACTCCTTACGTCATCGTCCGCAAACAACAGAAAGAGTACGGCACGGCGAACCTCGTCGAGGGCGACCTCGCCGACGGCGAGGAGGTCGTCGTGCTCGAAGACATCGCGACGACCGGCCAGAGCGCGATCGACGCCGCCGAGGCGCTGCGGGAGGCCGGCGCCGTCGTGGACCGAGTGGTCGTCGTCGTCGACCGCCAGGAGGGCGCCGCCGAGAACCTCGCCGACCACGACCTCGAACTCCAGTCGCTCGTGACGGCCTCGGACCTGCTCGACGACGCCCCCGAGGACGTCGACGCCGCCTGA
- a CDS encoding phosphotransferase family protein produces the protein MTALDDTFDSPATREAARAALTAARPDATAAEWRPLGRGNRKETALATLADGDHLVVQAATDPAAVRSERALLDAIADRTSVPVPTALASERVGDAAALVTEHVDGRDLHERFTALGVSVRRDLARAFGRSLAELHEAFRFERYGSVAVPARPDATAAEPAVELVAGAASGEDVPETGGTDWAAWLGAYGRSGLARLPAAFDGLRVDLATLFDDPEVESAPPARLFPWDFRPGNALVTDGELAAVLDWEAPLAAAPALSLAKAEYLVADWYVEESEPLREAFRAGYESVRPCPAVDPVHRAAAICRTAVDSNGVVTNPGYPELSREKSVSFHRRALEDVLAASDIE, from the coding sequence ATGACCGCGCTCGACGATACCTTCGACTCGCCGGCGACCCGCGAGGCCGCCCGCGCGGCGCTGACCGCGGCCCGCCCCGACGCGACCGCCGCCGAGTGGCGCCCGCTCGGACGGGGCAACCGCAAGGAGACGGCGCTGGCGACTCTCGCAGACGGCGACCACCTCGTCGTCCAGGCCGCGACCGATCCGGCGGCCGTCCGCTCCGAGCGGGCGCTGCTCGACGCGATCGCCGATCGCACGTCGGTGCCGGTCCCGACCGCGCTGGCGTCCGAGCGAGTCGGCGACGCGGCGGCGCTGGTCACCGAACACGTCGACGGCCGGGACCTCCACGAGCGGTTCACCGCGCTCGGCGTGTCGGTTCGGCGCGACCTCGCCCGCGCGTTCGGGCGGTCGCTCGCCGAACTCCACGAGGCGTTCCGGTTCGAACGGTACGGCTCGGTCGCCGTCCCGGCGCGGCCGGACGCCACGGCGGCGGAGCCGGCCGTCGAACTCGTCGCGGGGGCGGCCAGCGGCGAGGACGTGCCCGAGACCGGCGGCACGGACTGGGCGGCGTGGCTCGGCGCCTACGGCCGCAGCGGCCTCGCGCGGCTCCCGGCGGCGTTCGACGGCCTGCGCGTGGACCTGGCGACGCTGTTCGACGACCCCGAGGTCGAGTCCGCGCCGCCGGCGCGGCTGTTCCCCTGGGACTTCCGTCCGGGGAACGCGCTGGTGACCGACGGCGAACTGGCCGCGGTGCTCGACTGGGAGGCGCCGCTCGCTGCGGCGCCGGCGCTGTCGCTCGCGAAGGCCGAATACCTCGTCGCCGACTGGTACGTCGAGGAGTCCGAACCCCTCCGCGAGGCGTTCCGGGCGGGCTACGAGTCGGTCCGGCCGTGTCCGGCGGTCGATCCGGTCCACCGCGCGGCCGCTATCTGTCGGACGGCGGTCGACTCGAACGGCGTCGTGACCAACCCCGGCTACCCGGAACTGAGCCGCGAGAAGTCGGTCTCGTTCCACCGGCGAGCGCTCGAAGATGTGCTCGCGGCGTCGGATATCGAGTGA
- a CDS encoding HAD family hydrolase, with protein sequence MTRFDAVLFDLDGTLCRRTQDTDAVFAAAFDRAGAAPFGEPSELWAALDGPPDPDDRVGYLGAGFARLAAQHGRDVDPLALAEAFVSGVDDTQVELTPGADRALDTAAAAGATALLTNGPADRQVTKVDALGLAERVDAVVYAGDHPRRKPHAAPFERTLATLDVPAGRALYVGDSLAYDVAGAHTAGLAVAWLADDGADPTPYDPEYVLDSLAELPEVLE encoded by the coding sequence GTGACACGGTTCGACGCGGTCCTGTTCGACCTCGACGGGACGCTCTGTCGGCGGACCCAGGACACCGACGCGGTGTTCGCGGCGGCGTTCGACCGCGCCGGGGCGGCGCCGTTCGGCGAGCCGTCGGAGTTGTGGGCGGCGCTGGACGGGCCGCCGGACCCCGACGACCGCGTGGGCTATCTCGGCGCCGGTTTCGCGCGCCTGGCCGCCCAGCACGGCCGTGACGTCGACCCACTGGCGCTCGCCGAGGCGTTCGTCTCCGGCGTAGACGACACGCAAGTCGAACTGACGCCGGGCGCCGACCGGGCCCTCGACACCGCGGCCGCCGCTGGCGCGACCGCGCTGTTGACCAACGGTCCCGCCGACCGCCAGGTGACGAAAGTAGACGCGCTCGGCCTGGCCGAGCGGGTCGACGCCGTCGTCTACGCGGGCGACCACCCCAGACGCAAGCCACACGCCGCGCCCTTCGAGCGGACGCTCGCGACGCTCGACGTGCCCGCCGGGCGGGCGCTGTACGTCGGCGACTCGCTGGCCTACGACGTGGCCGGCGCCCACACCGCCGGGCTGGCCGTCGCGTGGCTCGCAGACGACGGCGCCGATCCCACCCCCTACGACCCGGAGTACGTCCTCGATTCGCTGGCCGAGCTCCCGGAGGTGCTGGAATGA
- a CDS encoding class I SAM-dependent methyltransferase, producing the protein MESVLDDTDRAKLDDGEDGAFYDSPRLVTHADEAFLARLTDLYASVLDPGDRVFDAMGSWVSHLPDDDYERVVVHGLNAAELERNDRADEWFVQDFNREQSLPLADDAVDAVLCALSVQYLQYPAAVFQEFARVLAPDGVLVVSFTNRMFPTKAVRAWRAASMDERVDLVAAYCRAAGLRVVETVRERPGADPFYAVVAEHADGR; encoded by the coding sequence ATGGAGTCGGTCCTCGACGACACCGACCGCGCGAAACTCGACGACGGCGAGGACGGCGCGTTCTACGACAGCCCGCGGCTGGTCACGCACGCCGATGAGGCGTTTCTGGCGCGGCTGACCGACCTGTACGCGTCGGTCCTCGACCCCGGCGACCGCGTGTTCGACGCGATGGGCAGCTGGGTCTCGCACCTGCCGGACGACGACTACGAGCGCGTGGTCGTCCACGGGCTCAACGCCGCGGAACTCGAACGCAACGACCGCGCGGACGAGTGGTTCGTTCAGGACTTCAACCGCGAGCAGTCGCTCCCGCTGGCCGACGACGCCGTCGACGCGGTGCTGTGTGCGCTGTCGGTCCAGTACCTCCAGTACCCCGCGGCCGTCTTCCAGGAGTTCGCCCGCGTCCTCGCGCCCGACGGGGTGCTCGTCGTCTCGTTCACCAACCGGATGTTCCCGACGAAGGCCGTCCGGGCCTGGCGGGCCGCGTCGATGGACGAGCGGGTCGACCTGGTCGCAGCGTACTGCCGCGCCGCCGGCCTGCGGGTCGTCGAGACGGTCCGCGAGCGACCGGGCGCGGACCCCTTCTACGCGGTGGTCGCCGAACACGCCGACGGCCGATAG
- the thrS gene encoding threonine--tRNA ligase, producing the protein MSQQESSITVELPDGSTLDVPSGATVEDVAYEIGPGLGSDTVAGKLDGELVAKEEPVYDGAAVEIVTPSADEYLQVMRHSAAHVLAQAILRAFPDAELATGPPTEEGFYYDFDGIDVDEGDFDDLVAEMEAIVDSDLDIEREEVSLDEARERVAGDPYKEEILEDLAAGDRGADDDIETVSFYSQGDFSDLCAGPHVASTGEIGAVDLREIAATNWRGDEDQPRLTRVYGTAFGSESDLEDYWERKQEAERRDHRRIGREMNLFSIPEHSPGCVHFHPDGMAIRRELEDYIRGKNDELGYEEVWTPELNKVDLWKTSGHYEHFCEEDEMFHWDQASARTEGDDADEYGLKPMNCANHVHLYQRERRSYRELPKRYCEFGTCYRNERSGELSGMLRVRGFTQDDGHAFVTREGIQGEVTRTLEVIDEVLADFGLDVTFKLETQPDDSFGDDELWERAEDDLRSSLDALGEGYEVEAGEGAFYGPKIAADAEDAIGREWTVGTVQLDFVQPERFDLVYVGEDNEEHTPVMIHRALLGTFERFMAVMIEHFAGRFPLWLAPEQVRVLPLNEETLGYAHRVKNEFEADGFRATVADGDDTLQRKIRRAHDENVPYMCIVGSDEEEAGTLSVRDRAEREARDVDPEAFRDHLRAERAEKRLEPDFLDE; encoded by the coding sequence ATGTCACAGCAGGAATCCTCGATCACGGTGGAACTGCCCGATGGAAGCACGCTCGACGTTCCGTCGGGCGCCACAGTCGAAGACGTGGCCTACGAGATCGGTCCGGGCCTCGGAAGCGACACGGTCGCCGGCAAGCTCGACGGCGAGCTCGTCGCCAAGGAGGAGCCGGTCTACGACGGCGCGGCCGTCGAGATCGTCACCCCCTCGGCCGACGAGTACCTGCAGGTGATGCGTCACTCGGCGGCCCACGTCCTCGCCCAGGCGATCCTCCGAGCGTTCCCCGACGCCGAGCTCGCCACCGGCCCGCCAACCGAGGAGGGGTTCTACTACGACTTCGACGGCATCGACGTCGACGAGGGCGACTTCGACGACCTGGTCGCCGAGATGGAGGCCATCGTCGATTCGGACCTCGACATCGAGCGCGAGGAGGTCTCGCTCGACGAGGCCCGCGAGCGCGTCGCCGGCGACCCCTACAAGGAAGAGATCCTCGAGGATCTGGCGGCGGGCGACCGCGGCGCCGACGACGACATCGAGACGGTTTCGTTCTACAGCCAGGGCGACTTCTCGGACCTCTGTGCCGGCCCGCACGTCGCCTCGACGGGCGAGATCGGCGCCGTCGACCTGCGGGAGATCGCCGCCACCAACTGGCGCGGCGACGAGGACCAGCCGCGGCTCACCCGCGTCTACGGCACCGCCTTCGGCTCCGAGTCCGACCTGGAGGACTACTGGGAGCGCAAGCAGGAGGCCGAACGGCGCGACCACCGCCGTATCGGCCGCGAGATGAACCTCTTCTCGATCCCCGAGCACTCTCCGGGCTGTGTCCACTTCCACCCCGACGGGATGGCCATCCGCCGGGAGCTGGAGGACTACATCCGCGGGAAGAACGACGAACTCGGCTACGAGGAGGTGTGGACGCCCGAACTCAACAAGGTCGATCTCTGGAAGACCTCGGGTCACTACGAGCACTTCTGCGAGGAGGACGAGATGTTCCACTGGGACCAGGCCAGCGCCCGCACGGAGGGCGACGACGCCGACGAGTACGGCCTCAAGCCCATGAACTGCGCCAACCACGTCCACCTCTACCAGCGCGAACGGCGCTCCTATCGCGAACTCCCGAAACGCTACTGCGAGTTCGGCACCTGCTACCGCAACGAGCGCTCGGGCGAGCTCTCGGGCATGCTCCGCGTGCGCGGGTTCACCCAGGACGACGGCCACGCCTTCGTCACCCGCGAGGGGATCCAGGGCGAGGTCACCCGCACGCTCGAAGTCATCGACGAGGTGCTCGCCGACTTCGGTCTCGACGTGACGTTCAAGCTCGAAACCCAGCCCGACGATTCGTTCGGCGACGACGAGCTGTGGGAGCGCGCCGAGGACGATCTGCGCAGTTCCCTCGACGCTCTCGGCGAGGGCTACGAGGTCGAGGCCGGCGAGGGCGCCTTCTACGGGCCGAAGATCGCCGCCGACGCCGAGGACGCCATCGGCCGCGAGTGGACCGTCGGCACCGTCCAGCTCGATTTCGTCCAGCCCGAGCGGTTCGATCTCGTGTACGTCGGCGAGGACAACGAGGAACACACGCCGGTGATGATCCACCGCGCGCTGCTCGGGACCTTCGAGCGGTTCATGGCCGTCATGATCGAGCACTTCGCCGGGCGGTTCCCGCTGTGGCTCGCGCCCGAGCAGGTCCGCGTGCTCCCGCTCAACGAGGAGACGCTGGGCTACGCTCACCGCGTGAAAAACGAGTTCGAGGCCGACGGCTTCCGGGCGACTGTCGCCGACGGCGACGACACGCTCCAGCGGAAGATCCGCCGCGCTCACGACGAGAACGTCCCGTACATGTGCATCGTCGGCTCCGACGAGGAGGAGGCGGGCACCCTCTCCGTCCGGGACCGCGCCGAGCGCGAGGCCCGTGACGTGGACCCCGAGGCGTTCCGCGACCACCTCCGCGCCGAGCGCGCGGAGAAACGGCTCGAACCGGACTTCCTCGACGAGTAG